In one Echinicola marina genomic region, the following are encoded:
- a CDS encoding 6-bladed beta-propeller, with translation MKFNLMFLASCILFFQCQEKNETGEALPVIIIDHDKKEELSLRDFASDYREIPLEMTENSTIQYINDIAVSDEHLYIDDVKNGVLQCNKDGNFIKVIGKKAEEGPETYATPTSIAFDEEEKAIIIADTYRFKLYKFNLEGRLIGETEKLPVEPIFVKSSKDGYWAVAEEFVTDGSGNSRFYREAEIYRLDKDLEILNKFTADHLSLKSAWGAPRRQPSLLFYSENDSLNYFYNPILLPSRAYSGKFDRDTLYQVQEEGLIPKVRFAFSRAIWDGEKKIFHLRKVMAYKQYYLVSYEYRSSPYLFIYDRSTKEGKVVQEGLSLPGLEEKFMPYSKSNGQMYLMVQRPPEPGKAEPNPSIILF, from the coding sequence ATGAAGTTTAATCTAATGTTTTTAGCCTCTTGCATCTTATTTTTCCAGTGCCAAGAAAAGAATGAAACAGGGGAAGCATTACCTGTTATTATCATCGACCACGATAAGAAGGAGGAGTTGTCTTTAAGAGACTTTGCCAGTGATTACCGGGAAATTCCATTGGAGATGACCGAAAATAGCACCATTCAATACATCAATGATATTGCTGTATCTGATGAACACCTATATATTGATGATGTCAAAAATGGCGTTTTGCAGTGCAATAAAGATGGGAATTTTATAAAGGTCATTGGGAAAAAGGCTGAAGAAGGACCTGAAACTTATGCAACTCCCACTTCTATTGCCTTTGATGAAGAAGAAAAGGCTATAATCATTGCGGATACTTATCGCTTCAAACTATACAAATTCAATCTGGAGGGAAGGCTGATTGGGGAGACAGAAAAATTACCTGTTGAACCTATTTTTGTCAAAAGCTCCAAGGATGGCTATTGGGCAGTAGCAGAAGAGTTTGTTACTGATGGTAGTGGTAACAGTAGATTTTATCGGGAAGCTGAAATTTATAGACTTGATAAAGATCTAGAAATCCTAAATAAGTTTACGGCAGACCATTTAAGCTTGAAAAGTGCTTGGGGCGCACCGAGGCGACAGCCTTCACTACTTTTTTACTCGGAAAATGATTCTCTTAATTACTTTTACAATCCTATTTTACTTCCTTCTCGTGCCTATTCAGGGAAATTTGACCGCGATACCTTGTACCAAGTACAGGAAGAAGGCCTTATACCAAAAGTAAGGTTTGCATTTTCCAGAGCGATATGGGATGGAGAAAAGAAAATTTTCCATCTCCGAAAGGTGATGGCCTATAAACAATATTATTTGGTTAGTTATGAATATCGGAGCAGTCCCTACTTGTTTATTTATGATAGGTCCACCAAAGAAGGTAAGGTGGTCCAAGAGGGTTTGAGTTTACCTGGTTTAGAAGAAAAATTTATGCCTTATTCAAAGTCCAATGGCCAAATGTACTTGATGGTACAAAGACCGCCTGAACCAGGTAAAGCAGAGCCTAATCCTTCAATTATACTCTTTTGA
- a CDS encoding AAA family ATPase — protein sequence MNGHPIGTDHISPENQGFYSKLERHIQYMAAGKNTEQCGIIVTGPIGTGKSYLIEQFLFQFKTDQYLILNIKHHQQRKSIPYAGLKIGIADFLRNVYNEMDRDSFNTFSSGLRNKLGAYFQLLHDYIPELNLLKGTEFKNPSSPNPKIENQLYRLFKIFFEFLSDFFNKPVLFFTDDLQWMDGSSVNLLYYLVTSLPPQKMIWIGSSRDSKENMLRVNQLIESLKYDNKHIKVIPLAGFSQDQTLHFLEKTLGGPIDLSLSQICHQLSAGTPSYLQVLVDSLKNAKLISKKAAFWQGNLNQIHQQYQGRNSQNILSSRLDKLSAPSLELLYIMSSMSNFKKETLLKLLSKEEKNLAAAIQETTDAGLTEFHEGKLRFTETYMAEVIYDRIPQTEKSNIHYKIAKETIAVPQENSDHTQIVIAAQHFNQALDKVKKQGETLLCAKINLEAGRIQQKDHAYEQARHFLKVSADLFNELPWETIKDQLWETWMERAKVEYYMGEYDLAEIFLDHLLERLLDPLKRAEAFVLKITINNHLGRYRKVLKILGEILLELDVSLPKDDATFKTEIESLTKDLGRKDVPSTDKNTNLFQKQNAILKLLYVGGMALHHTSDIMMTWAALQIIHRSQGSQNPAVKAIGHVSYGRMNIIAGDIEKGYEFGHRGLATNQELNDLEYRCRVYGVFAFYIQPWKKSFNQSRNLLTEGMKAGRLSGDLIGLYILKTHLFNLHLLSGAPIKSLLGYEFEESYPGKELTYYITHYQKSLIQYLCGDNAFFSIPRQQPSWLAAKLTIQEERFYRNYVWARYYFLFGHYDQALACTRDARKNQKLQEGSPLVPANLVLLFLSISQNWNNFPSHAQPNLLEELKLILSAMEQWNIHAPENYASTYHLLNAEYGRLKHIEKESIHADYEQAIEKAGTNHYERALAHELLGKHLLSLNELNNASEQLLMAIQAYQQWEGKAKANQLIQQYSFLLNEQMVQMPEQDIETLLRELSGELESKPLSKKLMVMLLRLSGSTKTVIQWIEKSGEVIHQTAHSLLPLTGNPVAAADQTPSGLMLMAHRTQSLLLMNELESENSFSEVKELRKQSVQSMMILPININGYLSMVVYLENRFIKNIYQEAAIKWIRIVANQGGMVIENARTHEKTLKLNEEIRREMEEKERLSSMIENQKNNHLRDIIQTQEDERKRIAGDLHDSLGSLLSTIKMRFHSLQENTHNERYKDTLDKMDEAIEEVRRIAHNMSPVSLRRFGLASALQTLIEEINLNDQMEAHLQVLGLEERLPEQIELTIYRICQELVNNSIKHAKATNIQLQLINHLDSINITVEDNGIGMDPQKQNSGFGLHGIEAKVQMLNGQFNIESQPGKGFLAVIDIPINTA from the coding sequence ATGAATGGTCATCCAATAGGCACAGATCATATTTCTCCCGAAAACCAAGGCTTTTATAGCAAGCTGGAAAGGCATATCCAATATATGGCAGCTGGGAAAAACACGGAACAATGTGGCATTATTGTCACGGGTCCTATTGGTACAGGCAAAAGTTATTTGATCGAGCAATTTCTCTTTCAATTCAAAACTGATCAATATTTAATATTAAATATCAAACACCATCAGCAGCGCAAAAGCATCCCCTATGCCGGGCTAAAAATAGGAATTGCGGATTTTCTAAGAAATGTTTATAATGAGATGGACCGTGATTCCTTCAATACATTTTCATCGGGTCTAAGAAACAAACTAGGCGCTTACTTTCAGTTATTGCATGACTATATTCCAGAATTAAACCTTTTAAAGGGTACAGAATTCAAAAACCCTTCCTCTCCAAATCCAAAAATTGAGAACCAGCTTTACCGTCTCTTCAAAATCTTCTTTGAATTCCTGAGCGACTTTTTCAATAAGCCCGTGCTATTTTTTACCGATGACCTGCAATGGATGGATGGTTCCAGTGTCAACCTACTATACTATCTGGTCACCAGCCTTCCTCCCCAAAAAATGATCTGGATAGGCTCCAGCAGGGATTCGAAGGAAAACATGCTCCGGGTCAATCAGCTAATAGAATCCCTAAAATATGACAATAAACACATTAAAGTCATTCCCTTGGCCGGATTTAGCCAGGATCAAACCCTGCACTTTCTGGAAAAAACATTAGGCGGTCCCATTGACCTTAGCCTTAGCCAAATTTGCCATCAACTCAGTGCTGGAACCCCCTCCTATTTACAGGTTTTGGTGGATAGTTTAAAAAATGCCAAGCTAATATCAAAAAAGGCTGCCTTTTGGCAAGGAAACTTAAATCAAATTCATCAACAATACCAAGGCAGAAATTCTCAAAATATCCTTTCGAGCAGACTGGATAAACTTTCTGCTCCAAGTTTGGAATTACTCTATATCATGTCTTCCATGAGTAATTTCAAAAAGGAGACCTTATTGAAATTACTTTCTAAAGAAGAAAAAAACCTGGCCGCTGCTATCCAAGAAACTACTGATGCCGGCCTCACCGAATTTCACGAGGGTAAGCTCAGGTTTACAGAAACCTATATGGCAGAAGTGATCTATGACAGGATTCCCCAAACGGAAAAATCCAATATTCATTATAAAATAGCCAAAGAAACCATAGCTGTTCCCCAAGAAAATTCAGACCATACCCAAATAGTAATCGCAGCCCAGCACTTTAATCAAGCTCTCGATAAAGTAAAAAAACAAGGAGAAACGCTATTATGTGCTAAAATCAACCTTGAAGCTGGTAGAATACAACAAAAAGACCATGCTTACGAACAAGCAAGGCATTTCCTTAAAGTCAGTGCTGACCTGTTCAATGAGCTACCTTGGGAAACCATAAAAGATCAATTATGGGAAACCTGGATGGAGAGGGCCAAAGTCGAGTATTATATGGGAGAATATGACTTGGCTGAAATTTTTCTCGACCATCTTTTGGAGCGCTTACTCGACCCCTTAAAAAGGGCAGAAGCTTTTGTCCTTAAAATCACCATCAACAACCACCTTGGGAGGTATAGAAAAGTACTTAAAATATTAGGCGAAATACTATTGGAACTGGACGTATCACTTCCAAAAGATGATGCCACGTTTAAAACAGAAATTGAATCCCTAACAAAGGACCTAGGCAGGAAAGACGTCCCATCTACTGACAAAAACACTAATCTATTCCAAAAACAAAACGCCATCTTAAAACTACTTTATGTAGGGGGCATGGCACTGCATCACACTTCTGATATTATGATGACCTGGGCGGCCTTACAGATTATCCATCGCTCACAAGGCAGTCAAAACCCCGCCGTAAAGGCCATTGGCCATGTGAGCTATGGCCGGATGAACATCATAGCCGGCGACATTGAAAAAGGCTACGAATTTGGCCATAGAGGACTAGCCACCAACCAAGAACTGAATGATCTAGAGTACCGCTGTAGGGTTTATGGCGTATTTGCCTTCTACATCCAGCCGTGGAAAAAGAGTTTTAATCAAAGTAGAAACTTACTTACTGAAGGGATGAAGGCCGGTAGACTTTCTGGAGACCTAATTGGACTTTATATCCTTAAAACCCACCTTTTCAATCTTCATTTACTTTCTGGAGCACCCATTAAATCGCTATTGGGTTATGAATTCGAAGAATCCTACCCTGGTAAGGAATTGACTTATTATATTACCCATTACCAAAAAAGCCTCATCCAATACCTTTGTGGAGACAATGCATTTTTCTCCATTCCTCGCCAACAACCGAGTTGGTTGGCCGCAAAATTGACCATCCAGGAAGAACGTTTTTATAGAAACTACGTTTGGGCAAGGTATTATTTCCTGTTTGGCCATTATGACCAAGCACTGGCCTGTACCCGGGATGCCAGAAAAAACCAAAAATTACAGGAAGGATCGCCACTAGTACCAGCCAACCTTGTCCTGCTTTTTCTTTCGATCAGCCAAAACTGGAACAATTTCCCCTCCCATGCCCAACCTAATTTATTGGAAGAACTCAAGCTCATTCTTAGCGCAATGGAGCAGTGGAATATTCATGCCCCAGAAAATTATGCTTCTACTTATCATTTACTAAATGCAGAATATGGCCGACTAAAACATATTGAAAAAGAAAGTATCCATGCGGATTATGAACAGGCAATCGAAAAAGCCGGTACCAATCATTATGAACGTGCCCTGGCCCATGAGCTATTAGGAAAACATTTACTAAGCCTAAATGAACTTAACAATGCCTCCGAACAGCTACTAATGGCCATCCAAGCCTATCAGCAATGGGAAGGAAAGGCCAAAGCAAACCAACTTATCCAACAATATTCCTTCCTGTTGAATGAGCAAATGGTCCAAATGCCTGAACAGGATATAGAAACATTACTTAGGGAACTAAGTGGAGAGCTTGAATCCAAACCTCTAAGCAAAAAACTGATGGTCATGCTTTTAAGGCTATCCGGATCTACCAAAACCGTCATCCAATGGATAGAAAAAAGCGGGGAAGTCATTCACCAAACGGCCCATTCCTTATTACCCCTGACCGGCAATCCTGTAGCAGCAGCTGATCAAACCCCATCTGGCTTGATGTTAATGGCCCACAGGACCCAGTCATTGCTGCTGATGAATGAGCTGGAAAGTGAAAACAGCTTTTCTGAAGTCAAGGAATTACGGAAGCAGTCCGTACAATCGATGATGATCCTACCCATTAATATAAATGGCTACTTGTCCATGGTGGTGTACCTGGAAAACCGTTTTATAAAAAACATCTACCAAGAAGCCGCCATCAAATGGATTAGGATAGTCGCCAACCAAGGAGGAATGGTCATTGAAAACGCTAGAACACATGAAAAAACCTTAAAGCTGAACGAGGAAATCAGAAGAGAAATGGAGGAAAAAGAAAGGCTTTCTTCCATGATAGAAAACCAAAAAAACAATCACCTCAGGGACATCATACAAACTCAAGAAGATGAAAGAAAGCGAATTGCAGGCGACCTCCATGACAGCCTTGGTTCCTTGCTGTCCACGATCAAAATGCGTTTTCATAGCTTACAAGAAAACACCCATAACGAACGCTATAAGGATACTTTGGATAAAATGGACGAGGCCATTGAGGAGGTAAGGAGAATTGCCCATAATATGTCTCCAGTTTCCCTGAGGCGCTTTGGATTGGCCTCAGCACTTCAAACCTTGATAGAGGAAATCAACCTCAATGACCAAATGGAAGCCCATCTCCAAGTCTTGGGATTGGAAGAACGTCTACCCGAACAAATAGAATTGACCATCTACCGTATATGCCAAGAACTGGTCAATAACAGCATAAAACACGCCAAGGCTACGAACATCCAATTACAGCTAATCAATCATTTGGACAGCATCAACATCACCGTAGAGGACAATGGAATTGGAATGGATCCCCAAAAACAGAATTCAGGTTTTGGACTGCACGGTATCGAAGCCAAAGTACAAATGCTCAATGGGCAGTTCAATATTGAAAGTCAGCCAGGCAAAGGTTTTCTGGCAGTAATTGACATCCCCATCAATACAGCATAA
- a CDS encoding sodium:solute symporter codes for MSQSLVFIVIAAYFLLLLFISYLTSRKTDDLTFYTANRQSPWYLVAFGMVGASLSGVTFISVPGEVGNSSWNYLQFVMGNMVGYAVIALILIPLFYQLKLISIYEYLKGRFGHNSYLSGSVIFLISQTIGASFRLFLAATVLQIAFFDAFNIPFFITVFTTALLIWLYTYKGGIKTIVWTDTLQTTFLLLAVIISIIIISQELELNTVELLGVIKSNPLSSIFEWDPLSSKNFYKMFFAGVFITITMNGLDQNVMQKNLTCKDQKEAKKNIFWFSISFFISNLFFLSLGVLLYYFAEQNGIAIPKSTDELYPILALNHFGTLAGITFLLGIIAAAFSSADSALTALTTSFCVDILDLPSKRHTVQKSTRLAVHIGFTFLIFIIIILFDMLNNSSVVSAVFKAAGFTYGPLLGLFAFGLSNKLQVKDRWVPLVCITAPLISYLLDSFSANWFGGYQFGFEILLVNGALTYLGLLLLVRKN; via the coding sequence ATGAGCCAAAGTCTGGTATTTATTGTCATCGCTGCTTATTTCCTGCTTTTATTATTCATAAGTTACCTGACTTCAAGAAAAACCGATGATTTAACCTTCTACACAGCCAATCGTCAGTCCCCTTGGTACTTGGTCGCTTTCGGGATGGTCGGTGCCTCACTCTCTGGAGTCACCTTCATTTCCGTCCCTGGAGAAGTGGGAAACTCCTCATGGAATTACCTGCAGTTTGTGATGGGAAATATGGTAGGATATGCCGTCATAGCCTTGATTCTTATCCCATTGTTCTATCAACTAAAATTAATTTCAATTTATGAATACTTAAAGGGCAGATTTGGCCATAACTCATATCTGTCAGGATCAGTGATCTTTTTGATCTCCCAAACCATTGGCGCCTCTTTTAGACTCTTCCTGGCTGCTACAGTTTTGCAGATTGCCTTCTTTGATGCCTTCAACATTCCTTTTTTTATCACCGTATTCACCACTGCCTTGTTGATTTGGCTGTACACCTACAAAGGAGGTATCAAAACCATCGTATGGACAGACACCTTGCAGACGACATTTCTTTTATTGGCAGTGATTATCAGTATCATCATTATTAGCCAGGAATTGGAGCTAAATACAGTAGAACTGCTTGGAGTAATCAAATCAAACCCTTTGAGCAGCATCTTTGAATGGGATCCCCTATCGAGTAAAAACTTCTATAAAATGTTCTTTGCCGGGGTATTTATCACCATTACCATGAATGGCCTGGATCAAAACGTCATGCAGAAAAACTTGACTTGCAAGGATCAAAAAGAAGCCAAGAAAAACATTTTTTGGTTCTCAATAAGCTTCTTTATTTCCAATTTATTTTTTCTTTCCTTGGGAGTATTACTTTACTATTTTGCGGAACAAAATGGCATTGCCATTCCTAAAAGCACAGACGAACTGTACCCAATTCTCGCCTTAAATCATTTTGGTACTTTGGCTGGAATCACTTTCCTATTGGGGATAATAGCAGCAGCTTTTTCTAGTGCTGACTCTGCCCTGACAGCCTTGACCACCTCCTTTTGTGTGGACATCCTTGATCTGCCATCCAAGAGACATACCGTTCAAAAATCAACACGACTAGCCGTTCATATCGGGTTTACTTTCCTGATATTCATTATTATCATTTTATTTGATATGCTCAATAATAGTAGTGTAGTCAGTGCGGTATTCAAAGCCGCAGGATTTACCTACGGCCCTCTCTTAGGCCTTTTTGCTTTTGGGCTTTCCAATAAGCTTCAAGTAAAAGACCGCTGGGTTCCGTTAGTGTGCATCACTGCACCTTTGATCAGCTATTTACTGGATAGTTTTTCTGCAAACTGGTTTGGTGGATACCAATTTGGTTTCGAAATTTTATTGGTCAATGGCGCATTGACTTACCTTGGCTTGCTTCTTTTGGTAAGGAAAAACTAA
- a CDS encoding glycoside hydrolase family 10 protein codes for MMSIIKRIPCLLLFLIFSILEISEVNAQQAPKRELRAAWIATVENIDWPSKKGLAAAQQQAEYVALLDTLKAAGMNAIIMQIRPTADTFYPSSYEPWSAYLTGKQGKDPEPYYNPLSFMIREAKKRGLEFHGWFNPYRASNSKDFIPSAGHPLIQHPEWFVQYGGKWYYDPGIPKAQEFVLQSIIEVVKHYEMDAVHFDDYFYPYKIANEVFPDSSSFAKYGQRFDDIEDWRRNNVDYFVEELSKRIKAEKPFMKFGISPFGVWRNKSKDPKGSDTQAGQTNYDDLYADVLKWLREGWLDYITPQIYWHIGFELAEYKTLVEWWAENNYGKHVYIGQGIYRVGQKGWEDENEIVNQINYNRTFPEVKGSMFFSARTIAGNKENINSQLAKAYASPALPPTMPWIDPSAPSSPKNLQARGNPERGITLNWTANLEGDISYFVIYRFEEGEVIDISKPNHIVGIVQKDAYPLQSWQDNEIKKRSKYTYCITTVDRLHNESKASLPLEIITKGKRRTIKTP; via the coding sequence ATGATGTCAATTATCAAAAGGATTCCCTGCTTACTGTTATTTTTGATATTTTCCATACTGGAAATTTCGGAAGTCAATGCCCAGCAAGCACCAAAAAGAGAACTGCGGGCTGCATGGATTGCTACGGTAGAAAATATAGATTGGCCAAGCAAAAAAGGACTAGCTGCTGCCCAGCAGCAGGCCGAATACGTCGCCTTATTGGACACGCTAAAAGCAGCAGGGATGAATGCCATTATCATGCAGATTCGCCCTACTGCCGACACCTTCTACCCTTCAAGCTATGAACCTTGGTCTGCCTATTTGACCGGAAAACAGGGAAAGGATCCCGAACCATATTATAATCCTTTAAGCTTTATGATTCGGGAAGCAAAAAAACGCGGATTGGAGTTTCACGGCTGGTTCAACCCCTACAGGGCTTCCAACAGTAAAGATTTCATTCCTTCGGCAGGACATCCGCTCATCCAACATCCCGAATGGTTTGTACAATACGGAGGAAAATGGTATTACGACCCGGGAATTCCTAAAGCCCAAGAATTTGTCCTGCAATCAATCATTGAGGTGGTGAAACACTATGAGATGGATGCTGTTCATTTTGACGACTATTTTTATCCATATAAAATAGCCAATGAGGTATTTCCTGATAGTAGTTCCTTTGCTAAGTATGGTCAGCGCTTTGATGATATAGAAGACTGGAGGAGAAATAATGTCGACTATTTTGTAGAAGAACTTTCCAAGAGGATCAAAGCAGAAAAGCCTTTTATGAAATTTGGCATCAGTCCTTTTGGGGTTTGGAGAAACAAAAGCAAAGACCCAAAAGGATCAGATACCCAAGCAGGTCAAACCAACTATGACGACCTCTATGCCGATGTACTCAAATGGCTGAGGGAAGGATGGCTTGATTATATCACGCCACAAATTTACTGGCATATTGGTTTTGAGTTGGCTGAATACAAAACCTTGGTAGAATGGTGGGCAGAGAATAATTACGGAAAGCACGTGTATATTGGCCAGGGGATCTATAGAGTGGGGCAAAAAGGTTGGGAGGACGAAAACGAGATTGTGAACCAAATCAATTATAATCGGACTTTCCCTGAAGTAAAAGGAAGTATGTTTTTCAGTGCAAGAACCATCGCTGGCAATAAGGAAAATATCAATTCCCAACTAGCAAAGGCCTATGCTAGCCCTGCACTGCCTCCAACCATGCCTTGGATAGATCCATCAGCACCATCTTCCCCGAAAAACCTCCAAGCAAGGGGAAATCCTGAAAGAGGAATTACTTTAAATTGGACTGCCAATTTGGAAGGAGATATCAGTTATTTTGTAATTTACAGATTCGAAGAAGGTGAAGTGATTGATATTTCCAAGCCCAACCATATTGTAGGTATTGTTCAAAAAGATGCCTATCCCCTACAATCTTGGCAGGATAATGAAATAAAAAAACGCAGCAAATACACCTATTGTATCACCACTGTGGACCGCCTTCACAACGAAAGTAAAGCCTCCCTTCCACTTGAAATAATAACCAAGGGAAAAAGGAGAACCATCAAAACACCTTAA
- the murQ gene encoding N-acetylmuramic acid 6-phosphate etherase, whose protein sequence is MTSPTIPTTESSSLYDHLEEMSTNDLLKNINQEDQKVAKAVEKAIPQIEGLVNAAVKGLESGGRLFYIGAGTSGRLGILDASEIPPTYGASPSLVQGLIAGGDSAIRTAVEGAEDDPEQAWKDLEKRQINHKDILIGIAASGKTPYVLGGLKAAQKNGLVTGSISCNKNAAISHAANFPIEVEVGPEFVTGSTRMKAGTVQKLVLNMISTSLMIKLGKVKGNKMVHMQLSNNKLVDRGTKMVMDEIPDLDYEAAKQLLSKHGSVKKAIEAYHNQCI, encoded by the coding sequence ATGACAAGTCCTACCATCCCTACCACTGAATCATCTTCTCTTTATGATCATTTAGAAGAAATGTCCACCAATGATTTACTTAAAAACATCAACCAAGAAGACCAAAAAGTTGCTAAAGCGGTTGAAAAAGCTATTCCACAAATCGAAGGCTTAGTAAATGCTGCTGTTAAAGGACTTGAATCAGGTGGAAGGCTCTTCTATATCGGAGCAGGTACTTCTGGAAGGCTTGGGATTCTGGATGCTTCGGAAATCCCCCCAACTTATGGTGCTTCTCCCAGCTTGGTGCAAGGCCTCATTGCAGGAGGTGACTCGGCCATCCGGACAGCGGTAGAAGGAGCTGAAGATGATCCCGAACAAGCATGGAAAGACCTAGAAAAGCGCCAAATCAACCACAAGGACATATTGATCGGAATAGCCGCATCAGGAAAAACGCCTTATGTCTTGGGAGGTTTAAAAGCGGCCCAGAAAAATGGTTTGGTCACGGGCAGTATCAGCTGCAATAAAAACGCAGCAATATCCCATGCTGCCAATTTTCCAATTGAAGTAGAAGTAGGGCCAGAATTCGTCACCGGAAGCACCAGAATGAAAGCAGGCACCGTGCAGAAATTGGTACTCAATATGATCAGTACCAGCCTAATGATCAAATTAGGGAAAGTAAAAGGCAATAAAATGGTCCATATGCAGCTGAGCAATAACAAGCTGGTGGACAGGGGTACCAAAATGGTCATGGACGAGATCCCCGATTTGGATTATGAAGCAGCCAAGCAACTGCTTAGCAAACATGGTTCCGTAAAAAAAGCCATTGAAGCTTACCACAATCAATGCATTTAA
- a CDS encoding N-acetylglucosamine kinase, translated as MLLIADSGSTKTDWRLVDDDGHTLNSVQCKGLNPYFLSKAEIALIIQQEILPVAPNVDKVIFYGAGCGLPAKVEQVKSAIESVLPVKYPTEVYGDILGAARSLLQDQHGITCILGTGANSCVYDGKQIIENVPSLGFILADWGSGTVLCKDLIAQVLQKKLDPNIIADFHSTYNMDTRQILDKIYNRPQANRFLASFTPFLLKHADSPSCQKIIKNNFRHFFEFYVLPYGNQHLASAITFTGSIAYHFEDFLQEVASEYGIQIKTIVQHPMDGLVKYHCQTVPAIK; from the coding sequence ATGCTATTAATTGCTGATAGTGGATCAACCAAAACTGACTGGAGACTAGTGGATGACGATGGCCATACCCTGAATTCGGTACAATGTAAGGGACTAAACCCTTACTTTTTATCGAAAGCAGAAATCGCCCTAATAATTCAACAAGAAATTCTGCCAGTAGCCCCAAACGTGGACAAGGTCATCTTCTATGGTGCTGGATGTGGACTTCCTGCCAAGGTAGAACAGGTCAAATCAGCCATTGAATCAGTGCTGCCGGTAAAATATCCCACTGAGGTTTATGGGGATATACTGGGGGCAGCCAGAAGCTTATTACAGGACCAGCATGGCATCACCTGCATCCTTGGCACAGGAGCAAACTCCTGTGTTTATGATGGCAAACAAATTATTGAGAATGTTCCTTCATTGGGATTTATTTTGGCAGACTGGGGAAGTGGAACAGTACTTTGCAAAGACCTGATTGCCCAAGTACTGCAGAAAAAACTTGACCCCAACATCATAGCCGACTTCCATAGCACTTATAATATGGATACCAGGCAGATCTTGGACAAAATTTATAATAGGCCCCAGGCCAATCGCTTTTTAGCTTCCTTCACGCCCTTCCTATTAAAACATGCAGACAGTCCATCCTGTCAAAAAATCATCAAAAATAATTTTCGACATTTTTTTGAGTTTTATGTGCTTCCTTATGGTAACCAACATTTGGCGTCAGCAATTACCTTTACAGGCTCCATCGCTTATCATTTTGAAGATTTTCTACAGGAAGTGGCCAGCGAATATGGCATTCAAATCAAAACCATAGTACAACACCCTATGGATGGCTTGGTAAAATACCACTGCCAGACCGTACCCGCAATCAAATAA
- a CDS encoding N-acetylmuramoyl-L-alanine amidase, with amino-acid sequence MKTIHCLGLILILTSITIACTPNPYKSINKQHKKQVKETAQNILEIPKAGEEGDTTNVTDLWVGTTNFSIRRPNFVIIHHTAQDSLEQTIRTFTLPRAQVSSHYVVSKDGTIVQMLNDYLRSWHAGRGKWGHDTDLNSSSIGIELDNNGSEPFTPAQIESLLSLLKRLKNDYHIPTANFIGHADIAPARKVDPSAYFPWKRLAEQGYGLWYDDHMVTEMGIPNENGEYKIEKIMLEPVPSHFNPKEALRIIGYDVSDYKAAIRAFKIHFIQKDLETALDDNDLRILHNLYKKYL; translated from the coding sequence ATGAAAACAATCCATTGCCTTGGCCTTATATTGATACTAACCAGCATTACTATCGCTTGCACCCCCAATCCCTATAAGTCCATCAATAAGCAACATAAAAAACAAGTAAAAGAAACCGCACAAAATATCCTTGAAATTCCTAAAGCTGGTGAAGAGGGCGACACGACCAATGTCACCGATCTGTGGGTGGGCACTACTAACTTCAGCATAAGAAGGCCCAACTTTGTCATCATCCACCATACCGCACAAGATTCTCTTGAACAAACGATCAGAACATTTACTTTGCCTCGTGCCCAAGTAAGTTCTCACTATGTGGTCAGTAAAGATGGTACCATTGTACAAATGCTCAATGACTACCTAAGATCTTGGCATGCGGGCCGAGGTAAATGGGGACATGATACAGACCTAAATAGTTCTTCTATAGGCATTGAATTGGATAATAATGGATCCGAGCCATTCACTCCAGCGCAAATAGAAAGCTTACTCAGCTTATTAAAGAGGCTTAAAAACGATTATCATATCCCAACGGCCAATTTCATTGGCCATGCGGACATTGCCCCAGCCAGAAAAGTGGATCCCAGTGCCTACTTTCCATGGAAACGATTGGCAGAACAAGGCTATGGACTTTGGTATGACGATCATATGGTCACAGAAATGGGAATACCCAATGAAAACGGTGAATATAAGATTGAAAAAATAATGCTGGAGCCAGTTCCCAGTCATTTTAATCCCAAAGAAGCCCTCCGCATCATTGGTTATGATGTGAGTGATTACAAGGCAGCCATCCGGGCCTTTAAAATTCATTTCATCCAAAAGGACCTAGAAACAGCCTTGGATGATAATGACTTGAGAATCCTACACAACCTCTACAAAAAATACCTGTAA